The following are from one region of the Oryzias melastigma strain HK-1 linkage group LG22, ASM292280v2, whole genome shotgun sequence genome:
- the zbtb8a gene encoding zinc finger and BTB domain-containing protein 8A isoform X2 translates to MDVEADAGASRACRAAGESSHQQPQRWFNTADITVAHQSNLLKQLNQQRRQELFCDCSVLVEGQLFLAHRNILFASSGYFRMLLSQGSDSSLETVNATFDAFSPETFTIILDFIYSGQLDLSSHNVIEVMSAASYLQMNTVINYCKNFIKSSLDISVKEEDSDRGLSLSETCSFASGAGEESAEQPQPRPGSVSPPPALWTRDNSRSQSSFKDPERDVSVSTLKTSPNSPEISAEGDDLQDPQDPLYTLPGSERRRGRAAAKRRPSNSTRPGQQEDQDIQEPRSLKVEKIDELYASLPQIVGVIGHYNKDSSPVMRFKCPFCTHTVKRKADLKRHLRCHTGERPYPCQACNKRFTRLEHLRNHFETIHQARKLVCRKCKCQVTEETGHVVCEGTRRYRMCTACIQEVGCDDIPLESLGESKEEPALLLGVDGEEEGDSKRNWMMNDEDELAEDSGADLIIQQVDDSDEELQ, encoded by the exons atggatGTAGAGGCAGATGCAGGGGCGAGTAGAGCGTGCCGGGCGGCGGGTGAATCCAGTCACCA GCAACCTCAGAGGTGGTTCAACACGGCTGACATCACAGTGGCTCACCAAAGCAACCTACTGAAGCAGCTCAACCAGCAGCGCCGCCAGGAGCTCTTCTGCGACTGCAGTGTGCTGGTGGAGGGGCAGCTCTTCCTGGCCCACCGCAACATCCTGTTTGCCAGCAGCGGCTACTTCCGCATGCTGCTGTCCCAGGGCTCCGACAGCTCCCTCGAGACCGTTAACGCCACATTTGACGCCTTCAGCCCGGAAACCTTCACCATCATCCTGGACTTCATCTACTCCGGCCAGCTGGACCTCTCCAGTCACAATGTCATCGAGGTCATGTCCGCAGCGAGCTACTTACAGATGAACACTGTCATCAACTACTGCAAGAACTTCATCAAATCCTCCTTGGACATCAGCGTCAAAGAAGAAGACAGCGACCGCGGCCTCAGCTTGTCTGAAACCTGCAGTTTTGCCAGCGGAGCGGGTGAGGAGTCTGCAGAGCAGCCACAGCCGAGACCCGGTTCTGTCAGCCCGCCACCAGCTCTCTGGACCCGCGACAACTCCAGGTCCCAGTCTTCCTTTAaagaccccgaaagggatgttTCTGTCTCCACCTTGAAGACCAGCCCCAACAGTCCTGAGATTAGTGCAGAGGGAGATGACCTGCAGGACCCTCAGGACCCTCTGTACACGTTACCCGGATCGGAACGCCGGCGTGGAAGGGCGGCGGCCAAACGGAGACCGTCTAACAGCACCCGCCCTGGCCAGCAGGAAGACCAGGACATTCAGGAGCCGAGGTCACTAAAAGTTGAAAAGATAGACGAGCTTTACGCCTCACTGCCACAAATCGTGGGTGTTATCGGCCATTACAATAAAG aTTCTAGTCCAGTTATGCgcttcaaatgccccttttGTACCCACACGGTGAAGCGCAAGGCAGACCTGAAGCGTCACCTGCGCTGCCACACCGGCGAGAGGCCTTACCCATGTCAGGCCTGCAACAAGCGCTTCACCCGTCTGGAGCATCTCCGCAACCATTTCGAGACG ATTCATCAAGCCAGGAAGCTGGTGTGCAGGAAGTGTAAGTGTCAGGTGACGGAGGAGACCGGCCACGTGGTGTGCGAAGGAACCCGACGCTACCGCATGTGCACGGCCTGCATCCAGGAAGTGGGCTGTGACGACATCCCGCTAGAAAGTCTGGGGGAGTCCAAGGAGGAGCCAGCCCTGTTACTAGGCGTGGatggggaggaggagggagacagCAAGAGGAACTGGATGATGAACGATGAAGATGAACTTGCAGAGGACTCGGGGGCAGACCTCATCATCCAGCAAGTGGATGACAGCGATGAGGAGCTGCAGTGA
- the gjb3 gene encoding gap junction protein beta 3: protein MDWKTFQALLSGVNKYSTAFGRLWLSVVFVFRVMVYVVAAERVWGDDQKDFDCNTKQPGCSNVCYDHFFPISHIRLWALQLIFVTCPSFMVVMHVAYRNDRERKHKAKFGEDSKLYNNTGKKHGGLWWTYLISLFAKTGIEIGFLYILHRVYDSFDLPRLVKCEVMPCPNVVDCYVGHPTEKRVFTYFMVGASALCVVLNICEIIYLISKRIARIAHKIKQHRRHVAVYHDQYNNHMRRSNLQISKEEEKDDKDLPPSFNNLYNLPQRPLGPSLEKKIRASAPNLSLQL, encoded by the coding sequence ATGGACTGGAAGACCTTCCAAGCTCTCCTCAGTGGGGTCAACAAGTACTCCACTGCGTTTGGGCGGCTGTGGCTGTCGGTGGTGTTCGTCTTCAGGGTGATGGTGTATGTGGTGGCAGCCGAGCGGGTGTGGGGGGACGACCAGAAGGACTTTGACTGCAACACCAAGCAGCCGGGCTGTTCCAACGTCTGCTACGACCACTTCTTCCCCATCTCCCACATTCGCCTGTGGGCCCTGCAGCTCATTTTCGTGACCTGCCCCTCCTTCATGGTGGTCATGCACGTGGCGTACCGGAATGACCGTGAACGTAAGCACAAGGCCAAGTTTGGGGAGGACAGCAAGCTCTACAATAACACGGGGAAGAAACATGGCGGCCTGTGGTGGACGTACCTAATCAGCCTCTTCGCCAAGACGGGCATCGAGATCGGCTTCCTCTACATCCTCCACCGCGTCTACGACAGCTTCGACCTGCCCAGACTGGTCAAGTGCGAGGTGATGCCTTGTCCCAACGTGGTGGACTGCTACGTAGGACACCCCACCGAAAAGAGGGTCTTCACATACTTCATGGTGGGGGCATCGGCCCTCTGCGTCGTCCTCAACATCTGCGAGATCATCTATCTCATCTCCAAGCGCATCGCGAGAATCGCGCACAAGATCAAGCAGCACCGCCGCCATGTTGCCGTCTACCACGATCAGTACAACAACCACATGAGGAGGAGCAATCTGCAGATTTCaaaggaagaggagaaggaTGACAAAGACTTGCCTCCATCCTTCAACAATCTCTATAATTTACCACAGAGGCCACTTGGACCCTCGCTCGAAAAGAAGATCCGAGCCTCTGCTCCGAATTTGTCTTTGCAGTTGTAA
- the zbtb8a gene encoding zinc finger and BTB domain-containing protein 8A isoform X3, protein MLLSQGSDSSLETVNATFDAFSPETFTIILDFIYSGQLDLSSHNVIEVMSAASYLQMNTVINYCKNFIKSSLDISVKEEDSDRGLSLSETCSFASGAGEESAEQPQPRPGSVSPPPALWTRDNSRSQSSFKDPERDVSVSTLKTSPNSPEISAEGDDLQDPQDPLYTLPGSERRRGRAAAKRRPSNSTRPGQQEDQDIQEPRSLKVEKIDELYASLPQIVGVIGHYNKDSSPVMRFKCPFCTHTVKRKADLKRHLRCHTGERPYPCQACNKRFTRLEHLRNHFETIHQARKLVCRKCKCQVTEETGHVVCEGTRRYRMCTACIQEVGCDDIPLESLGESKEEPALLLGVDGEEEGDSKRNWMMNDEDELAEDSGADLIIQQVDDSDEELQ, encoded by the exons ATGCTGCTGTCCCAGGGCTCCGACAGCTCCCTCGAGACCGTTAACGCCACATTTGACGCCTTCAGCCCGGAAACCTTCACCATCATCCTGGACTTCATCTACTCCGGCCAGCTGGACCTCTCCAGTCACAATGTCATCGAGGTCATGTCCGCAGCGAGCTACTTACAGATGAACACTGTCATCAACTACTGCAAGAACTTCATCAAATCCTCCTTGGACATCAGCGTCAAAGAAGAAGACAGCGACCGCGGCCTCAGCTTGTCTGAAACCTGCAGTTTTGCCAGCGGAGCGGGTGAGGAGTCTGCAGAGCAGCCACAGCCGAGACCCGGTTCTGTCAGCCCGCCACCAGCTCTCTGGACCCGCGACAACTCCAGGTCCCAGTCTTCCTTTAaagaccccgaaagggatgttTCTGTCTCCACCTTGAAGACCAGCCCCAACAGTCCTGAGATTAGTGCAGAGGGAGATGACCTGCAGGACCCTCAGGACCCTCTGTACACGTTACCCGGATCGGAACGCCGGCGTGGAAGGGCGGCGGCCAAACGGAGACCGTCTAACAGCACCCGCCCTGGCCAGCAGGAAGACCAGGACATTCAGGAGCCGAGGTCACTAAAAGTTGAAAAGATAGACGAGCTTTACGCCTCACTGCCACAAATCGTGGGTGTTATCGGCCATTACAATAAAG aTTCTAGTCCAGTTATGCgcttcaaatgccccttttGTACCCACACGGTGAAGCGCAAGGCAGACCTGAAGCGTCACCTGCGCTGCCACACCGGCGAGAGGCCTTACCCATGTCAGGCCTGCAACAAGCGCTTCACCCGTCTGGAGCATCTCCGCAACCATTTCGAGACG ATTCATCAAGCCAGGAAGCTGGTGTGCAGGAAGTGTAAGTGTCAGGTGACGGAGGAGACCGGCCACGTGGTGTGCGAAGGAACCCGACGCTACCGCATGTGCACGGCCTGCATCCAGGAAGTGGGCTGTGACGACATCCCGCTAGAAAGTCTGGGGGAGTCCAAGGAGGAGCCAGCCCTGTTACTAGGCGTGGatggggaggaggagggagacagCAAGAGGAACTGGATGATGAACGATGAAGATGAACTTGCAGAGGACTCGGGGGCAGACCTCATCATCCAGCAAGTGGATGACAGCGATGAGGAGCTGCAGTGA
- the gale gene encoding UDP-glucose 4-epimerase, with translation MGEKILVTGGAGYIGSHCVLELIEAGYHPVVIDNFSNAVQGEGVVAESIRRIEKLLNTTIEFHQLDLLDRPGLENLFKKHTFAAVMHFAGLKAVGESVEQPLRYYKVNLTAAMNLIEVMQTNNVRNLVFSSSATVYGDPTRLPIDEQHPVGGCTNPYGKTKFFIEEIIKDQCKAEKDWNAVLLRYFNPIGAHSSGLIGEDPQGIPNNLLPYVAQVAVGRRQCLSVFGDDYDTVDGTGVRDYIHVVDLSKGHIAALKKLKENCGCKVYNLGTGKGYSVLQVVKGMEKASGKEIPYKIAPRRGGDVASCYADPKLAEEELGWKAEFDMERMCADLWRWQSMNPTGFTKSTTS, from the exons ATGGGAGAGAAGATTCTGGTCACTGGCGGAGCGGGATACATCGGGAGTCATTGTGTGCTGGAGCTTATTGAAGCCGGATACCACCCAGTTGTTATTGATAATTTCAGTAATGCAGTACAAG GAGAGGGAGTCGTGGCAGAGAGCATAAGAAGGATAGAGAAGCTGCTGAACACCACCATTGAGTTTCATCAGCTGGATCTCTTGGACCGTCCCGGCCTGGAAaatcttttcaaaaaa CATACTTTCGCCGCTGTGATGCATTTTGCTGGCCTGAAGGCTGTTGGGGAGTCAGTGGAGCAGCCGTTACGCTACTACAAAGTCAACCTCACTGCCGCCATGAACCTGATAGAG GTCATGCAGACTAACAACGTACGCAACTTGGTCTTCAGCAGCTCGGCCACAGTATACGGAGACCCCACCCGCCTCCCCATTGATGAGCAGCACCCCGTTGGGGGCTGCACCAACCCCTACGGCAAAACCAAATTCTTCATCGAGGAAATTATAAAGGATCAATGCAAAGCAGAGAAG GATTGGAACGCTGTGCTGCTCCGCTATTTCAACCCCATTGGAGCTCATTCCTCTGGTCTGATTGGAGAGGATCCTCAGGGCATCCCCAACAACCTGCTGCCATACGTTGCCCAG GTTGCTGTTGGGAGGAGACAGTGTTTGAGTGTGTTTGGAGATGACTATGACACGGTTGATGGCACAG GAGTGAGAGATTACATCCATGTGGTTGATCTGTCAAAGGGTCACATAGCAGCTCTGAAGAAGTTGAAGGAAAACTGCGGCTGCAAG GTTTACAATTTGGGAACTGGAAAAGGCTACTCTGTGCTCCAAGTAGTTAAAGGGATGGAGAAGGCATCTGGCAAGGAG ATCCCATACAAGATTGCCCCACGTAGAGGAGGAGACGTAGCATCCTGCTATGCTGACCCTAAACTGGCTGAAGAGGAGCTGGGATGGAAGGCAGAATTTGACATGGAGAGGATGT GTGCAGATCTGTGGCGCTGGCAGTCCATGAACCCCACTGGATTTACCAAGAGCACCACGTCCTGA
- the zbtb8a gene encoding zinc finger and BTB domain-containing protein 8A isoform X1: MLFCRGIRASAGPCRHLAPAKASLGPGSRREPLAALRTSGEEWGRSSRMETGVCFIKWIRGVIVFIWARGVLHRWRRQPQRWFNTADITVAHQSNLLKQLNQQRRQELFCDCSVLVEGQLFLAHRNILFASSGYFRMLLSQGSDSSLETVNATFDAFSPETFTIILDFIYSGQLDLSSHNVIEVMSAASYLQMNTVINYCKNFIKSSLDISVKEEDSDRGLSLSETCSFASGAGEESAEQPQPRPGSVSPPPALWTRDNSRSQSSFKDPERDVSVSTLKTSPNSPEISAEGDDLQDPQDPLYTLPGSERRRGRAAAKRRPSNSTRPGQQEDQDIQEPRSLKVEKIDELYASLPQIVGVIGHYNKDSSPVMRFKCPFCTHTVKRKADLKRHLRCHTGERPYPCQACNKRFTRLEHLRNHFETIHQARKLVCRKCKCQVTEETGHVVCEGTRRYRMCTACIQEVGCDDIPLESLGESKEEPALLLGVDGEEEGDSKRNWMMNDEDELAEDSGADLIIQQVDDSDEELQ, translated from the exons ATGCTTTTCTGTCGGGGGATCAGGGCGTCAGCGGGTCCTTGCCGACACCTCGCGCCTGCGAAGGCGTCGCTCGGTCCGGGCAGCAGGCGAGAGCCGCTCGCTGCGCTCCGGACCTCCGGAGAGGAGTGGGGGCGGTCCTCGCGGATGGAAACGGGCGTTTGTTTCATCAAATGGATTCGCGGTGTGATCGTATTTATCTGGGCTCGCGGCGTGCTGCACCGCTGGAGGAG GCAACCTCAGAGGTGGTTCAACACGGCTGACATCACAGTGGCTCACCAAAGCAACCTACTGAAGCAGCTCAACCAGCAGCGCCGCCAGGAGCTCTTCTGCGACTGCAGTGTGCTGGTGGAGGGGCAGCTCTTCCTGGCCCACCGCAACATCCTGTTTGCCAGCAGCGGCTACTTCCGCATGCTGCTGTCCCAGGGCTCCGACAGCTCCCTCGAGACCGTTAACGCCACATTTGACGCCTTCAGCCCGGAAACCTTCACCATCATCCTGGACTTCATCTACTCCGGCCAGCTGGACCTCTCCAGTCACAATGTCATCGAGGTCATGTCCGCAGCGAGCTACTTACAGATGAACACTGTCATCAACTACTGCAAGAACTTCATCAAATCCTCCTTGGACATCAGCGTCAAAGAAGAAGACAGCGACCGCGGCCTCAGCTTGTCTGAAACCTGCAGTTTTGCCAGCGGAGCGGGTGAGGAGTCTGCAGAGCAGCCACAGCCGAGACCCGGTTCTGTCAGCCCGCCACCAGCTCTCTGGACCCGCGACAACTCCAGGTCCCAGTCTTCCTTTAaagaccccgaaagggatgttTCTGTCTCCACCTTGAAGACCAGCCCCAACAGTCCTGAGATTAGTGCAGAGGGAGATGACCTGCAGGACCCTCAGGACCCTCTGTACACGTTACCCGGATCGGAACGCCGGCGTGGAAGGGCGGCGGCCAAACGGAGACCGTCTAACAGCACCCGCCCTGGCCAGCAGGAAGACCAGGACATTCAGGAGCCGAGGTCACTAAAAGTTGAAAAGATAGACGAGCTTTACGCCTCACTGCCACAAATCGTGGGTGTTATCGGCCATTACAATAAAG aTTCTAGTCCAGTTATGCgcttcaaatgccccttttGTACCCACACGGTGAAGCGCAAGGCAGACCTGAAGCGTCACCTGCGCTGCCACACCGGCGAGAGGCCTTACCCATGTCAGGCCTGCAACAAGCGCTTCACCCGTCTGGAGCATCTCCGCAACCATTTCGAGACG ATTCATCAAGCCAGGAAGCTGGTGTGCAGGAAGTGTAAGTGTCAGGTGACGGAGGAGACCGGCCACGTGGTGTGCGAAGGAACCCGACGCTACCGCATGTGCACGGCCTGCATCCAGGAAGTGGGCTGTGACGACATCCCGCTAGAAAGTCTGGGGGAGTCCAAGGAGGAGCCAGCCCTGTTACTAGGCGTGGatggggaggaggagggagacagCAAGAGGAACTGGATGATGAACGATGAAGATGAACTTGCAGAGGACTCGGGGGCAGACCTCATCATCCAGCAAGTGGATGACAGCGATGAGGAGCTGCAGTGA
- the hmgcl gene encoding hydroxymethylglutaryl-CoA lyase, mitochondrial — MAAVVRLLNRGVLSSAMGQHYLALSTAAKVQASGLKAGHALPEKVKIVEVGPRDGLQNEKSIVPTEAKIHLIDMLSESGLQVIEATSFVSPKWVPQMADQVEVMKGIQRKPGVTYPVLTPNLKGFQAAVKAGASEVAIFGAASELFSKKNINCSVDESLQRFDEVMKAAKEAAVPVRGYVSCVVGCPYEGKVAPEKVAHVAKRLYAMGCYEISLGDTIGVGTPGSMVDMLEAVTREVPVSALAVHCHDTYGQALANILVALQMGISVVDSSVAGLGGCPYAQGASGNVATEDVVYMLHGLGIQTGVELSKLMDAGAFICRTLNRKSSSKVAQATCKL, encoded by the exons ATGGCGGCTGTGGTCAGGCTTCTCAACAGAGGGGTTTTAAGCTCAGCGATGGGTCAACATTACCTGGCGTTGAGCACCGCAGCGAAGGTTCAAGCG AGTGGCTTAAAAGCGGGCCACGCGCTCCCAGAGAAGGTGAAGATCGTGGAGGTGGGACCCAGAGATGGACTTCAAAACGAGAAG AGCATCGTCCCTACAGAGGCTAAAATTCATTTGATTGACATGCTGTCAGAGTCAGGCCTGCAAGTCATCGAGGCCACCAGCTTTGTTTCTCCGAAGTGGGTCCCTCAG ATGGCTGACCAGGTGGAGGTGATGAAAGGGATTCAAAGGAAACCAGGAGTGACTTATCCAGTCCTCACGCCCAATCTCAAGGGTTTCCAGGCTGCT GTAAAGGCAGGAGCGTCTGAAGTCGCCATATTTGGTGCTGCATCAGAGCTGTTCAGTAAGAAGAACATAAACTGCTCAGTGGATGAGAGTTTACAACGCTTTGACGAAGTCATGAAAGCAGCGAAGGAGGCCGCTGTGCCAGTTAGAGG TTATGTCTCGTGCGTCGTCGGATGCCCATATGAAGGCAAGGTGGCACCTGAGAAAGTTGCACAT GTGGCTAAGCGTCTGTACGCCATGGGCTGCTATGAGATCTCCCTGGGCGACACTATCGGGGTCGGGACTCCTGGTAGCATGGTGGACATGCTTGAGGCTGTGACCAGAGAGGTGCCAGTCAGCGCTCTGGCAGTGCACTGCCATGACACCTACGGCCAGGCTTTGGCTAACATCCTCGTCGCCTTGCAG atGGGTATCAGCGTGGTGGACTCGTCTGTAGCCGGACTGGGGGGCTGTCCGTACGCTCAGGGGGCTTCTGGAAACGTTGCGACCGAAGACGTTGTTTACATGCTGCACGGACTTGGAATTCAGACG GGGGTGGAGCTCTCAAAGCTGATGGACGCTGGAGCTTTCATCTGTCGGACTCTCAACAGGAAGAGCAGCTCCAAAGTGGCACAGGCCACCTGCAAACTGTAG